One Streptomyces sp. NBC_01237 genomic region harbors:
- a CDS encoding LacI family DNA-binding transcriptional regulator: MTVTLADVAARARVSPATVSRVLNGNYPVAASTRERVLRAVDDLDYVLNGPASSLAAATSDLVGILVNDIADPFFGIMAGAAQTEIGGPGDGSGRAGGEKLAVVCNTGGSPERELTYLTLLQRQRAAAVVLTGGAVESPAHRAAMSAKLAKLADAGTRIVFCGRPPLPDSDAVLAALAFDNRGGGRRLTEHLISLGHRRIGYVAGPLERTTTRHRLEGHRDAMRAAGLTGDEDRLTVHGPYDRRSGYEATLELLRREPEVTAIVAANDTVALGASAAVRDRGQRIPQDVSVAGFDDLPFSVDAVPALTTVRLPLFEAGARAGRLAMGKETPPPGGVATIAAELMVRGSTAPPRA; the protein is encoded by the coding sequence ATGACAGTCACCCTGGCGGACGTGGCGGCCCGCGCCCGGGTGTCCCCGGCCACCGTCTCCCGCGTGCTGAACGGGAACTACCCGGTGGCCGCGTCGACGCGGGAACGGGTCCTGCGTGCCGTGGACGACCTGGACTACGTGCTCAACGGGCCGGCCAGCTCGCTCGCTGCGGCCACCTCGGATCTGGTCGGCATCCTGGTCAACGACATCGCCGACCCGTTCTTCGGGATCATGGCGGGGGCCGCCCAGACCGAGATCGGCGGGCCCGGCGACGGCTCGGGCCGTGCGGGCGGCGAGAAGCTGGCCGTCGTCTGCAACACCGGCGGCTCCCCGGAGCGCGAGCTCACCTACCTCACCCTGCTCCAGCGCCAGCGCGCCGCCGCCGTCGTGCTCACCGGCGGCGCGGTGGAGAGCCCCGCCCACCGGGCCGCGATGTCCGCGAAGCTGGCCAAGCTCGCGGACGCGGGCACCCGGATCGTCTTCTGCGGGCGGCCCCCGCTGCCGGACAGCGACGCGGTGCTGGCGGCCCTCGCCTTCGACAACCGGGGCGGCGGGCGGCGGCTGACCGAGCACCTGATCTCGCTCGGCCACCGGCGGATCGGCTATGTCGCGGGCCCGCTGGAGCGGACCACCACCCGCCACCGTCTGGAAGGCCACCGGGACGCGATGCGCGCGGCCGGGCTGACCGGCGACGAGGACCGCCTCACCGTCCACGGCCCGTACGACCGGCGCTCCGGCTACGAGGCCACCCTCGAACTCCTGCGCCGCGAACCGGAAGTGACCGCGATCGTGGCCGCGAACGACACGGTGGCGCTGGGTGCCAGTGCGGCGGTACGGGACCGGGGGCAGCGCATCCCCCAGGACGTCTCGGTGGCGGGCTTCGACGACCTGCCGTTCTCGGTGGACGCCGTACCGGCCCTGACGACCGTACGGCTGCCGCTCTTCGAGGCGGGTGCCCGCGCGGGCCGGCTCGCGATGGGCAAGGAGACCCCGCCGCCCGGCGGCGTCGCGACGATCGCGGCCGAACTGATGGTGCGGGGGTCGACGGCACCGCCTCGGGCCTGA
- a CDS encoding sugar phosphate isomerase/epimerase family protein, which produces MKLAFSTLGVPGMPIAEVIRLANEHGYQGVELRTHPEEPVHPGLSLLERADVVEEFKAGGVEILTLAGYVRVASEGDDEPVLAELAELLKLARDLGAKNVRVFPGGGGQDQDVADATAARRLGAAAPDAADMGVRILLETHDSHRAGVDVARVVGTVGHPQIGALWDIMHTWLAGEEPAASHAVLAPHLGYVQVKDIASAEDIAPLGLGAGVLPLRACLDTLDPDSWVCWEYEKRWHPDAPALAGLLGAGREHLLRLGAPKQ; this is translated from the coding sequence GTGAAGCTCGCTTTCTCGACCCTCGGAGTGCCGGGGATGCCGATAGCCGAGGTCATCCGGCTCGCCAACGAGCACGGGTACCAGGGGGTGGAGCTGCGCACCCATCCGGAGGAGCCGGTGCACCCGGGGCTCTCGCTGCTCGAACGCGCCGATGTGGTCGAGGAGTTCAAGGCGGGCGGGGTCGAGATCCTGACCCTGGCCGGGTACGTGCGGGTGGCGTCCGAAGGTGACGACGAGCCGGTCCTGGCCGAGCTGGCCGAGCTGCTGAAGCTGGCCCGCGACCTGGGTGCGAAGAACGTCCGGGTCTTCCCCGGCGGCGGTGGCCAGGACCAGGACGTGGCCGACGCGACCGCCGCCCGCAGGCTGGGGGCCGCCGCGCCGGACGCCGCGGACATGGGCGTACGCATCCTGCTGGAGACCCATGACTCGCACCGGGCGGGCGTCGACGTGGCCCGGGTCGTCGGTACGGTCGGACACCCGCAGATCGGTGCGCTCTGGGACATCATGCACACCTGGCTGGCGGGCGAGGAGCCGGCCGCGAGCCATGCCGTCCTGGCCCCCCACCTGGGCTACGTCCAGGTGAAGGACATCGCGTCGGCGGAGGACATCGCGCCGCTGGGGCTGGGCGCCGGGGTGCTGCCGCTGCGCGCGTGCCTGGACACGCTGGACCCGGACAGCTGGGTGTGCTGGGAGTACGAGAAGCGCTGGCACCCGGATGCGCCGGCGCTGGCGGGGCTGCTGGGGGCGGGGCGCGAGCACCTGCTGCGGCTCGGAGCGCCGAAGCAGTAG
- a CDS encoding EamA family transporter has translation MRPLHIALAALVAAVWGVNFVVIEIGLDHFPPLLFSALRFLAAALPAVFFVGRPKVAWKWIVGVGLVLGVGKFGLLFLGMDRGMPAGLSSLVLQVQAVFTALFAALALGERPGRTKVWGMGVALVGIGVAAVDEGASGPVLAFVLVIAAAACWGVSNVLTRKASPPDSLNFMVWVSAVPVLPLLGLSLLFEGWDRDAEALAALDWSGAGIILYVAWITTVFGFGAWSFLLGRYPASSVAPFTLLVPVFGMSSAALLLGEPVGPLRWCAAALLVGGVALTSLAGARRTPTAPTDAAAQAAATAPTVPTVPTVPTAPVAPTGQRTEQPERAERPERKPDALEAR, from the coding sequence ATGCGTCCCCTCCACATCGCCCTGGCCGCGCTCGTCGCCGCCGTCTGGGGTGTGAACTTCGTCGTCATCGAGATCGGTCTCGACCACTTCCCGCCGCTGCTCTTCTCCGCCCTGCGATTCCTGGCGGCCGCACTCCCGGCCGTCTTCTTCGTCGGCCGGCCCAAGGTCGCCTGGAAGTGGATCGTGGGGGTCGGGCTCGTCCTCGGAGTGGGGAAGTTCGGCCTGCTCTTCCTCGGCATGGACCGCGGGATGCCCGCCGGGCTCTCCTCCCTCGTCCTCCAGGTCCAGGCGGTCTTCACCGCCCTGTTCGCGGCCCTGGCGCTCGGTGAACGGCCGGGAAGGACGAAGGTGTGGGGGATGGGCGTCGCTCTCGTGGGCATCGGAGTGGCCGCGGTCGACGAGGGCGCGAGCGGGCCGGTGCTCGCCTTCGTCCTCGTGATCGCGGCGGCCGCCTGCTGGGGCGTGTCGAACGTGCTGACGCGCAAGGCGTCCCCGCCCGACTCCCTCAACTTCATGGTCTGGGTCTCGGCCGTGCCCGTGCTCCCGCTGCTCGGCCTGTCCCTGCTCTTCGAGGGGTGGGACCGCGACGCCGAGGCGCTGGCCGCACTCGACTGGAGCGGCGCCGGGATCATCCTCTACGTCGCCTGGATCACCACGGTGTTCGGCTTCGGCGCCTGGAGCTTCCTGCTCGGCCGGTACCCGGCCTCGTCCGTGGCCCCGTTCACCCTGCTCGTCCCGGTCTTCGGGATGTCCTCGGCCGCGCTGCTGCTCGGCGAACCGGTCGGCCCGCTGCGCTGGTGCGCGGCGGCGCTGCTGGTCGGCGGCGTGGCGCTCACCTCACTGGCGGGCGCCCGCCGCACGCCGACCGCTCCGACCGATGCGGCTGCTCAGGCAGCCGCGACTGCTCCGACCGTTCCGACCGTTCCGACCGTTCCGACCGCTCCGGTGGCGCCGACGGGGCAGCGGACGGAGCAGCCGGAGCGCGCGGAACGGCCGGAGCGGAAGCCGGACGCGCTGGAGGCCCGCTAG
- a CDS encoding LysR family transcriptional regulator produces MLDLSRLRALHAVFVHGSVAGAAAALGYTPSAVSQQITKLERETRTTLLERRGRGVSLTEEALHLVTAAQQLLAIVERAETTLEERRGRPTGLLSIGAFASAARGLLPGVLAELDRDHPALEVRMTEVDPHLSVDLVAKGVIDLAVAHDWDIAPLPAPEGVAQAVIGDDRCDLLVPERHALAGRDAVRREELAKERWICQPPGTVCHDWLVRTLRAAGYEPDIRHRAEENHTQLALVAAGLGVAMIPRLGRGPLPAGVVAVPLDPVPVRRLYALWRTEAARRPAITAAVSALQAHGVAAGLVRRAVP; encoded by the coding sequence ATGCTCGATCTGTCCCGGCTGCGCGCCCTGCACGCCGTCTTTGTCCACGGCTCCGTGGCGGGCGCCGCGGCAGCGCTCGGCTACACCCCGTCGGCGGTCTCGCAGCAGATCACCAAGCTGGAGCGGGAGACCCGGACCACGCTGCTGGAGCGGCGCGGGCGCGGTGTCTCGCTGACCGAGGAGGCCCTCCATCTGGTCACCGCGGCCCAGCAGTTGCTCGCGATCGTGGAGCGGGCCGAGACGACGCTGGAGGAGCGCAGGGGGCGGCCCACGGGGCTGCTGTCGATCGGCGCCTTCGCCTCCGCGGCGCGCGGCCTGCTGCCGGGCGTGCTGGCGGAGCTGGACCGGGACCACCCCGCGCTGGAGGTCCGGATGACGGAGGTGGACCCGCATCTCTCGGTCGACCTGGTGGCCAAGGGCGTCATCGATCTGGCGGTCGCGCACGACTGGGACATCGCGCCGCTGCCCGCCCCCGAGGGGGTGGCACAGGCGGTGATCGGGGACGACCGGTGCGATCTGCTGGTGCCCGAGCGGCACGCCCTCGCCGGTCGGGACGCGGTGCGGCGGGAGGAGTTGGCGAAGGAGCGGTGGATCTGCCAGCCGCCGGGGACGGTCTGCCACGACTGGCTCGTACGGACACTGCGGGCGGCGGGCTACGAGCCGGACATCCGGCACCGGGCCGAGGAGAACCACACCCAGCTCGCCCTGGTCGCGGCCGGGCTCGGGGTCGCGATGATCCCCCGGCTGGGGCGGGGGCCGCTGCCCGCGGGGGTGGTGGCGGTGCCCCTCGATCCCGTACCGGTGCGGAGGCTGTACGCGCTGTGGCGTACGGAGGCGGCCCGTCGGCCCGCGATCACCGCGGCGGTCTCGGCGCTCCAGGCGCACGGGGTGGCGGCGGGGCTGGTCCGAAGGGCTGTCCCGTAA
- a CDS encoding glycoside hydrolase family 3 protein: MHHRTSRRTLLTATAATAAAAATGVVAVPAAAQSASASTDRRLKRLISRMSLEEKVGQLFVMRVYGHSATDPDQADIDANLKEIGVRTAAELIDKYHVGGIIYFVWAHNTRDPHQIADLSNGIQRAGLAGPHSVPLLISTDQEHGIVCRVGEPATLLPGAMALGAGGSHSDTRRAARIAGDELAALGIVQNYAPNADVNVNPANPVIGVRSFGSDPRSVAGMATAQVKGYQGAGIAATAKHFPGHGDTNTDSHSGLPFIHHTREQWAELDAPPFRAAIAAGIDSIMTAHIVVPALDAAEDPATLSRPILTGVLREELGYDGVVVTDALDMKGVREKYGDDRVPVLALQAGVDQLLNPPNLAVAWNAVLAAVRSGEISEARIEESILRILRLKTKLGLFRDPFVTHRGVDRTVGTRAHLAAADGIAERTTTLLTNPGALLPLSRRSHRKLLVVGADPASPSGTTGPPTTTLAGAFGELGYTATALSTGTAPDQAKIAEAVAAARGKDAVIVGTYNLSAASSQLTLVKALVATGVPVITVAIRNPYDIAQLTGTGVAASLAAYSWTDVELRAAARVIAGRAEPEGRLPVPVQRADDPARVLYPVGYGLSY, translated from the coding sequence GTGCACCACCGCACCTCCCGGCGCACTCTTCTCACCGCTACCGCGGCCACCGCCGCCGCGGCCGCCACCGGCGTCGTCGCCGTCCCCGCCGCCGCGCAGTCCGCGAGCGCCTCCACCGACCGCCGCCTCAAGCGGCTCATCAGTCGGATGAGCCTGGAGGAGAAGGTCGGCCAGCTCTTCGTGATGCGGGTGTACGGGCACTCCGCCACCGACCCGGACCAGGCGGACATCGACGCGAACCTCAAGGAGATCGGGGTACGCACCGCCGCCGAGCTGATCGACAAGTACCACGTCGGCGGCATCATCTACTTCGTCTGGGCGCACAACACCCGTGACCCGCACCAGATCGCCGACCTCTCCAATGGCATCCAGCGCGCCGGGCTCGCCGGCCCTCACTCCGTACCGCTCCTGATCTCCACCGACCAGGAACACGGCATCGTCTGCCGCGTCGGCGAGCCCGCCACACTGCTGCCGGGCGCGATGGCGCTCGGCGCGGGCGGCTCGCACTCCGACACCCGCCGGGCCGCCCGGATCGCGGGCGACGAGCTGGCCGCCCTGGGCATCGTGCAGAACTACGCGCCGAACGCCGACGTGAACGTCAATCCGGCCAACCCGGTGATCGGCGTACGCTCCTTCGGCTCCGACCCGCGGTCGGTGGCCGGGATGGCCACCGCCCAGGTGAAGGGGTACCAGGGCGCCGGGATCGCCGCCACGGCCAAGCACTTCCCCGGCCACGGCGACACCAACACCGACAGCCACAGCGGGCTGCCGTTCATCCACCACACCCGGGAGCAGTGGGCCGAGCTGGACGCCCCGCCCTTCCGTGCCGCGATCGCCGCGGGCATCGACTCGATCATGACCGCGCACATCGTGGTCCCCGCGCTCGACGCCGCCGAGGACCCCGCGACACTGTCCCGGCCCATCCTCACCGGCGTCCTGCGCGAGGAGTTGGGCTACGACGGGGTCGTGGTCACCGACGCGCTCGACATGAAGGGCGTACGGGAGAAGTACGGCGACGACCGCGTCCCGGTCCTGGCGCTCCAGGCGGGCGTCGACCAGCTGCTGAACCCGCCGAACCTCGCCGTCGCCTGGAACGCCGTGCTGGCGGCCGTCAGGAGCGGGGAGATCAGCGAGGCCCGGATCGAGGAATCGATCCTGCGCATCCTGCGGCTGAAGACGAAACTGGGCCTGTTCCGCGACCCGTTCGTCACCCACCGGGGCGTCGACCGCACCGTCGGCACCCGCGCGCACCTGGCCGCCGCCGATGGCATCGCCGAGCGTACGACCACGCTGCTCACCAACCCCGGGGCGCTGCTTCCGCTGTCCCGCCGCTCCCACCGCAAGCTCCTCGTGGTCGGCGCCGACCCGGCCTCGCCGTCCGGTACGACGGGCCCGCCGACCACCACGCTCGCCGGTGCCTTCGGCGAGCTGGGGTACACGGCGACCGCCCTGTCCACCGGCACGGCCCCGGACCAGGCGAAGATCGCCGAGGCGGTGGCCGCCGCGCGGGGCAAGGACGCGGTGATCGTCGGGACGTACAACCTCTCGGCGGCCAGCAGCCAGCTAACCCTGGTCAAGGCCCTCGTGGCGACCGGCGTCCCGGTCATCACCGTGGCGATCCGCAACCCGTACGACATCGCCCAGCTGACCGGTACGGGTGTCGCGGCGAGCCTGGCCGCGTACTCCTGGACGGACGTCGAACTGCGGGCGGCGGCACGGGTGATCGCGGGCCGCGCCGAACCGGAGGGCAGGCTCCCGGTCCCGGTGCAGCGCGCGGACGACCCGGCCCGGGTGCTGTACCCGGTCGGCTACGGGCTGTCCTACTAG
- a CDS encoding S28 family serine protease gives MRKALRGVLSLAVLIGTVSATGASAGAATAAEPTAKQGSSVAGSSESSSEDIKDRVLAIPGMSLIEEKPYPGYRFFVLNYTQPVDHRHPSKGTFQQRITLLHKDTSRPTVFFTGGYNVSTNPSRSEPTQIIDGNQVSLEYRFFTPSRPAPADWSKLDIWQAASDQHRVFKALKKLYSKNWLTTGGSKGGMTATYFERFYPKDMDGVVAYVAPNDVVNKEDSAYDRFLANVGTKECRDKLNGVQREALIRRGPLEKKYKEYAAANGLTFNTVGSLDRAYEAVVMDYIWAFWQYSLLADCADIPADAKNATDQAIWDSIDGISGFSAYADKGLETYTPYYYQAGTQLGSPDIKQPWLGNLSRYGYQPPRNFVPRTIPMRFQPSVMRDVDTWVKHNAKRMMYVYGQNDPWGAEPFRLGHGARDSYVYTVPGGNHGSKVSGLVADEKAKATAAILRWAGVAPAAVDADPAKAKPLAKFDARLDQRNGEVERGQGTLRP, from the coding sequence ATGCGCAAGGCGCTCAGAGGGGTTCTGTCGCTCGCGGTGCTCATAGGCACAGTGAGTGCGACGGGTGCCTCGGCCGGTGCGGCCACCGCCGCGGAACCGACCGCGAAGCAGGGCAGCAGCGTTGCCGGAAGCAGTGAGTCCAGCAGCGAGGACATCAAGGACCGCGTCCTGGCGATCCCGGGAATGAGTCTGATCGAGGAGAAGCCGTACCCCGGTTACCGCTTCTTCGTCCTCAACTACACCCAGCCGGTCGACCACCGGCACCCGTCCAAGGGCACGTTCCAGCAGCGCATCACCCTGCTGCACAAGGACACGAGCCGCCCGACGGTCTTCTTCACCGGCGGCTACAACGTCTCGACCAACCCCAGCCGCAGTGAGCCGACGCAGATCATCGACGGCAACCAGGTCTCCCTGGAGTACCGCTTCTTCACCCCGTCCCGCCCGGCGCCCGCCGACTGGTCCAAGCTCGACATCTGGCAGGCCGCCAGCGACCAGCACCGGGTGTTCAAGGCGCTGAAGAAGCTCTACTCGAAGAACTGGCTGACCACCGGTGGCTCCAAGGGCGGCATGACCGCCACGTACTTCGAGCGCTTCTACCCGAAGGACATGGACGGCGTCGTCGCGTATGTCGCGCCCAACGACGTGGTCAACAAGGAGGACTCGGCGTACGACCGGTTCCTGGCGAACGTCGGCACCAAGGAGTGCCGCGACAAGCTGAACGGGGTCCAGCGCGAGGCGCTGATCCGCCGCGGGCCGCTGGAGAAGAAGTACAAGGAGTACGCCGCCGCGAACGGCCTCACCTTCAACACGGTCGGCTCGCTCGACCGTGCCTACGAGGCCGTCGTCATGGACTACATCTGGGCGTTCTGGCAGTACAGCCTGCTCGCCGACTGCGCCGACATCCCCGCCGACGCCAAGAACGCCACCGACCAGGCGATCTGGGACTCGATCGACGGGATCTCCGGCTTCTCGGCCTACGCCGACAAGGGCCTGGAGACGTACACGCCGTACTACTACCAGGCGGGTACGCAGCTCGGCTCGCCCGACATCAAGCAGCCGTGGCTCGGCAACCTGAGCCGCTACGGCTACCAGCCGCCCCGCAACTTCGTGCCGCGCACCATCCCGATGAGGTTCCAGCCGTCGGTGATGCGGGACGTGGACACGTGGGTGAAGCACAACGCCAAGCGGATGATGTACGTCTACGGGCAGAACGACCCGTGGGGTGCGGAGCCCTTCCGCCTCGGCCACGGCGCCCGTGACAGCTACGTCTACACGGTGCCGGGCGGCAACCACGGTTCCAAGGTCTCCGGTCTCGTCGCCGACGAGAAGGCGAAGGCCACCGCCGCCATCCTGCGCTGGGCGGGGGTCGCCCCGGCGGCCGTCGACGCGGACCCGGCGAAGGCGAAGCCGCTCGCGAAGTTCGACGCGCGGCTCGACCAGCGCAACGGTGAGGTCGAGCGCGGTCAGGGCACCCTGCGCCCGTAA
- a CDS encoding ABC transporter ATP-binding protein produces MTGADQQGWGRRLTGYAWRYRRNVMLALGSSLAGMAVMALVPLITKVIIDDVVTDHTRSLAVWTGLLIAAAVLVYIATYIRRYYGGRLALDVQHDLRTEMYATITRLDGRRQDELSTGQVVGRATSDLQLIQGLLFMLPMTLGNVLLFLISLGIMAWLSPLLTLVALAVAPALWFIAHRSRNRLFPATWYAQSQAAAVAGVVDGAVSGVRVVKGFGQEEQETGKLREVGRRLFAGRLRTVRLNARYTPALQAVPALGQVAMLALGGWLATKGEITLGTFVAFSTYLAQLVGPVRMLAMVLTVGQQARAGVERVLELIDTEPTIDDGTKELPADAPASIEFDDVRFGYDHERPVLDGFSLTIEPGETVALVGASGSGKSTVSLLLPRFYDVTHGAVLVGGHDVRELTQASLRAAIGLVPEDSFLFSDTIRANIAYGAPDATQEQIEQAARAAQADRFIAELPRGYDTTVGEHGLTLSGGQRQRVALARAILTDPRLLLLDDATSAVDARVEHEIHEALKQVMAGRTTLLIAHRRSTLGLADRIAVLDGGRLADIGTHEELEQRSALYRRLLTDPDELGGTSPGHLPVDTGATAEDDRAFQEELDADFDAERGITPDLWIREEVPRDTALAGMPATPELLAQVDALPPATDTPAIDEARAVQAEESYGLRRLLRGFGLPLLVSLALVAVDAGMSLLLPVLIRHGIDEGVNRLALGAVWAASAIALLVVFVQWVAQVGETRMTGRTGERVLYSLRLKIFAQLQRLGLDYYERELTGKIMTRMTTDVDALSTFLQTGLVTAFVSVVTFFGIMVALLVLDVQLALVVFATLPVLIIGTVFFRRKSVQAYELARERISAVNGDLQESVSGLRIVQAFGRERDGVRRYAEHSDHYRQARVRGQWLISIYFPFVQLLSSVAAAAVLIVGAGRVDNGTLTTGALVAYLLYIDLFFAPVQQLSQVFDGYQQATVSLGRIQELLQEPTSTEDPDEPMDVLSLRGEIAFEDVSFAYGGEEEALTGIDLRIPAGQTVAFVGETGAGKSTLVKLVARFYDPTGGRVTADGTDLRRLDMTAYRHRLGVVPQEAYLFAGTVRDAIAYGLPDATDAQVEAAARAVGAHDMIATLDGGYLHEVAERGRNLSAGQRQLVALARAELVDPDVLLLDEATAALDLATEALVNQATDRLTGRRTTLVVAHRLTTAARADRVVVMDHGRVVEDGTHEELLARDGQYARLWRTFIGEDEPAGV; encoded by the coding sequence GTGACGGGCGCAGACCAACAGGGGTGGGGCCGGCGGCTGACCGGCTACGCATGGCGGTACCGGCGCAATGTCATGCTCGCGCTCGGCTCCTCGCTCGCCGGAATGGCCGTGATGGCGCTCGTCCCGCTGATCACCAAGGTGATCATCGACGACGTCGTCACGGACCACACCCGCTCCCTGGCCGTCTGGACCGGCCTCCTCATAGCCGCGGCGGTCCTCGTCTACATCGCCACGTACATCCGGCGGTACTACGGCGGCCGCCTCGCCCTCGACGTACAGCACGATCTGCGTACGGAGATGTACGCGACGATCACCCGCCTGGACGGACGGCGGCAGGACGAACTGTCCACCGGCCAGGTCGTCGGACGCGCCACCAGCGACCTCCAGCTGATCCAGGGCCTGCTCTTCATGCTCCCGATGACCCTCGGGAACGTCCTGCTCTTCCTCATCTCCCTGGGCATCATGGCGTGGCTGTCGCCGCTGCTGACGCTCGTCGCCCTCGCCGTCGCCCCCGCGCTCTGGTTCATCGCCCACCGCTCGCGCAACCGTCTCTTCCCCGCCACCTGGTACGCCCAGAGCCAGGCCGCCGCCGTCGCCGGAGTGGTCGACGGCGCCGTCTCCGGCGTCCGGGTCGTCAAGGGGTTCGGGCAGGAGGAGCAGGAGACCGGCAAACTCCGCGAGGTCGGGCGCAGGCTCTTCGCCGGGCGGCTGCGCACCGTCCGGCTGAACGCGCGCTACACCCCCGCCCTCCAGGCCGTGCCCGCGCTCGGCCAGGTGGCCATGCTGGCCCTCGGCGGCTGGCTGGCGACGAAGGGCGAGATCACCCTCGGTACGTTCGTCGCCTTCTCCACCTACCTTGCCCAGCTCGTCGGCCCCGTCCGGATGCTCGCCATGGTCCTCACCGTGGGCCAGCAGGCACGGGCCGGTGTGGAGCGGGTCCTGGAGCTGATCGACACCGAGCCGACGATCGACGACGGTACGAAGGAGCTCCCGGCCGACGCCCCGGCGAGCATCGAGTTCGACGACGTACGGTTCGGCTACGACCACGAGCGGCCCGTCCTCGACGGCTTCTCGCTCACCATCGAGCCCGGCGAGACCGTCGCCCTCGTCGGCGCCTCCGGCAGCGGCAAGTCCACCGTCTCGCTCCTGCTGCCCCGCTTCTACGACGTGACGCACGGCGCCGTCCTGGTCGGCGGCCACGACGTCCGCGAACTCACCCAGGCATCGCTCCGGGCCGCCATCGGCCTCGTACCGGAGGACAGCTTCCTGTTCTCCGACACCATCCGCGCCAACATCGCGTACGGCGCCCCGGACGCCACCCAGGAGCAGATCGAGCAGGCCGCCCGCGCCGCCCAGGCCGACCGGTTCATCGCCGAGCTGCCCCGCGGCTACGACACCACGGTCGGTGAGCACGGGCTCACCCTCTCCGGCGGTCAGCGCCAGCGCGTCGCGCTCGCCCGCGCCATCCTCACCGACCCCCGGCTGCTCCTCCTCGACGACGCCACCTCCGCCGTCGACGCCCGCGTCGAGCACGAGATCCACGAGGCGCTCAAGCAGGTGATGGCGGGCCGCACCACCCTGCTCATCGCCCACCGCCGCTCCACCCTCGGCCTGGCCGACCGGATCGCCGTCCTCGACGGCGGACGGCTCGCCGACATCGGTACGCACGAGGAACTGGAACAGCGCTCCGCCCTCTACCGCCGCCTGCTCACCGACCCGGACGAGCTGGGCGGCACCTCGCCGGGCCACCTGCCCGTGGACACCGGTGCGACGGCCGAGGATGACCGCGCGTTCCAGGAGGAGCTGGACGCCGATTTCGACGCCGAGCGGGGCATCACCCCCGATCTGTGGATCCGCGAGGAAGTACCGCGCGACACGGCGCTGGCCGGCATGCCCGCCACCCCCGAGCTGCTCGCCCAGGTCGACGCGCTGCCGCCCGCCACGGACACCCCCGCCATCGACGAGGCACGCGCCGTGCAGGCCGAGGAGTCCTACGGGCTGCGCCGGCTGCTGCGCGGCTTCGGCCTTCCGCTGCTCGTCAGCCTGGCGCTCGTCGCCGTCGACGCGGGCATGAGTCTGCTCCTGCCCGTACTGATCCGCCACGGCATCGACGAGGGCGTCAACCGGCTCGCGCTCGGCGCGGTCTGGGCGGCCTCCGCCATCGCGCTGCTCGTCGTATTCGTGCAGTGGGTGGCCCAGGTCGGCGAGACCCGGATGACGGGCCGCACCGGCGAGCGGGTGCTCTACTCCCTGCGTCTGAAGATCTTCGCGCAGCTCCAGCGGCTCGGCCTCGACTACTACGAGCGCGAACTGACCGGCAAGATCATGACCCGGATGACGACGGACGTGGACGCGCTGTCCACGTTCCTCCAGACCGGCCTGGTCACCGCCTTCGTCTCCGTCGTCACCTTCTTCGGCATCATGGTCGCGCTGCTGGTCCTCGACGTCCAGCTGGCCCTGGTCGTCTTCGCGACGCTGCCGGTGCTCATCATCGGAACCGTCTTCTTCCGCCGCAAGAGCGTCCAGGCCTACGAACTGGCCCGTGAGCGCATCAGCGCCGTCAACGGCGACCTCCAGGAGTCCGTCTCCGGACTGCGGATCGTGCAGGCGTTCGGCCGCGAGCGGGACGGTGTCCGGCGGTACGCCGAGCACAGCGACCACTACCGCCAGGCCCGCGTGCGCGGCCAGTGGCTGATCTCCATCTACTTCCCGTTCGTCCAGCTGCTGTCCTCGGTCGCCGCGGCGGCCGTGCTGATCGTCGGCGCGGGCCGGGTCGACAACGGCACGCTGACCACCGGTGCGCTGGTCGCGTACCTCCTCTACATCGACCTGTTCTTCGCCCCCGTGCAGCAGCTCTCCCAGGTCTTCGACGGCTACCAGCAGGCCACCGTGTCGCTCGGCCGCATCCAGGAACTGCTCCAGGAGCCCACCTCGACCGAGGACCCCGACGAGCCGATGGACGTGCTGTCGCTGCGCGGCGAGATCGCGTTCGAGGACGTGTCCTTCGCGTACGGCGGTGAGGAGGAGGCCCTGACCGGCATCGACCTGCGCATCCCGGCCGGTCAGACGGTGGCCTTCGTCGGGGAGACGGGCGCGGGCAAGTCGACCCTCGTCAAGCTCGTCGCCCGGTTCTACGACCCCACGGGCGGCCGGGTCACGGCCGACGGCACCGATCTGCGCAGGCTCGACATGACCGCCTACCGGCACCGCCTCGGGGTCGTACCGCAGGAGGCGTACCTCTTCGCCGGTACGGTCCGTGACGCCATCGCCTACGGGCTGCCCGACGCCACCGACGCGCAGGTGGAGGCGGCGGCCAGGGCGGTCGGCGCGCACGACATGATCGCCACGCTGGACGGCGGCTATCTGCACGAGGTCGCCGAGCGGGGCCGCAACCTCTCGGCCGGCCAGCGCCAGCTCGTCGCGCTCGCCCGCGCCGAACTCGTCGACCCGGACGTCCTGCTGCTCGACGAGGCCACCGCGGCCCTGGACCTGGCGACCGAGGCCCTGGTCAACCAGGCCACCGACCGGCTCACCGGCCGCCGCACGACGCTGGTGGTGGCTCACCGCCTGACCACGGCCGCCCGCGCCGACCGGGTCGTGGTGATGGACCACGGCCGGGTCGTCGAGGACGGCACGCACGAGGAGCTGCTGGCCAGGGACGGGCAGTACGCCCGGCTGTGGCGCACGTTCATCGGCGAGGACGAGCCGGCGGGGGTCTGA